cagcttcatcccttagtactgagcagaaaacaactgctgtaacacatgaaacccagagtgctactacaccactaactagtactgaagtgccatcaaccactactgaaacaaccagtgcaactcatactacaccttcagcttcatcccttagtactgagcagaagacaactgctgtaacacatgaaacccagagtgctactacaccactagctagtactgaagtgccatcaaccactactgaaacaaccagtgcaactcatactacaccttcagcttcatccaTTAGTACTAAGCAGCAAACAACTGCTGTAACGCAAAAAACCCAGAGTGTTACTACACCATcaactagtactgaagtgccgTCAACCAGTAGTGAAACATCCAGTGCAactcatactacaccttcagcttcatcccttagtactgagcagaagacaactgctgtaacacatgaaacccagagtgctactaaaccactaactagtactgaagtgccatcaaccactacaGAAACTTCCAGTGCAAGTCACACTACACCTTCAGTTTCATCTATTActactgagcagaagacaactgctgtaacacatgaaaTCCAGAGTGCTACTAAACCactaactagtactgaagtgccgTCAACCAGTAGTGAAACATCCAGTGCAactcatactacaccttcagcttcatcccttagtactgagcagaagacaactgctgtaacacatggAACCCAGAGTACTACTAAACCactaactagtactgaagtgccatcaaaCACTACTGAAAATACCAGTGCAGctcatactacaccttcagcttcatcccttagtactgagcagaaaacaactgctgtaacacatgaaacccagagtgctactacaccactaactagtactgaagtgccatcaaccactactgaAACAACCAGTGCAACTCATGctacaccttcagcttcatcccttagtactgagcagaagacaactgctgtaacacatgaaacccagagtgctactacaccactagctagtactgaagtgccatcaaccactgCTGAAACAACCAGTGCAAttcatactacaccttcagcttcatccaTTAGTACTAAGCAGGAAACAACTGCTGTAACGCAAGAAACCCAGAGTGTTACTACACCATcaactagtactgaagtgccatcaaccagtAGTGAAACATCCAGTGCAactcatactacaccttcagcttcatctcttagtactgagcagaagacaactgctgtaacacatgaaatccagagtgctactacaccactagctagtactgaagtgccatcaaccactactgaaacaaccagtgcaactcatactacaccttcagcttcatccaTTAGTACTAAGCAGGAAACAACTGCTGTAACGCAAGAAACCCAGAGTGTTACTATACCATcaactagtactgaagtgccgTCAACCAGTAGTAAAACATCCAGTGCAactcatactacaccttcagcttcatcccttagtactgagcagaagacaactgctgtaacacatgaaacccagagtgctactaaaccactaactagtactgaagtgccatcaaccactacaGAAACTTCCAGTGCAAGTCACACTACACCTTCAGTTTCATCTATTActactgagcagaagacaactgctgtaacacatgaaatccagagtgctactacaccactagctagtactgaagtgccatcaaccactactgaaacaaccagtgcaactcatactacaccttcagcttcatccaTTAGTACTAAGCAGGAAACAACTGCTGTAACGCAAGAAACCCAGAGTGTTACTACACCATcaactagtactgaagtgccgTCAACCAGTAGTGAAACATCCAGTGCAactcatactacaccttcagcttcatcccttagtactgagcagaagacaactgctgtaacacatgaaacccagagtgctactacaccactagctagtactgaagtgccatcaaccactactgaaacaaccagtgcaactcatactacaccttcagcttcatccaTTAGTACTAAGCAGGaaacaactgctgtaacacaAGAAACCCAGAGTGTTACTATACCATcaactagtactgaagtgccgTCAACCAGTAGTAAAACATCCAGTGCAactcatactacaccttcagcttcatcccttagtactgagcagaagacaactgctgtaacacatgaaacccagagtgctactaaaccactaactagtactgaagtgccatcaaccactatAGAAACTTCCAGTGCAactcatactacaccttcagcttcatctattactactgagcagaagacaactgctgtaacacatgaaaTCCAGAGTGCTACTAAACCactaactagtactgaagtgccatcaaccactactgaAACTTCCAGTGCAAGTCACACTACACCTTCAGTTTCATCTATTActactgagcagaagacaactgctgtaCCACATGAAACCCAGAGTACTACTAAACCACTAACTAGTACTGAAGTTCCATCAACCACTACTGAAAATACCAGTGCAGctcatactacaccttcagcttcatcccttagtactgagcagaaaacaactgctgtaacacatgaaacccagagtgctactacaccactaactagtactgaagtgccatcaaccactactgaAACAACCAGTGCAACTCATGctacaccttcagcttcatcccttagtactgagcagaagacaactgctgtaacacatgaaacccagagtgctactacaccactagctagtactgaagtgccatcaaccactactgaaacaaccagtgcaactcatactacaccttcagcttcatccaTTAGTACTAAGCAGGaaacaactgctgtaacacaAGAAACCCAGAGTGTTACTATACCATcaactagtactgaagtgccgTCAACCAGTAGTAAAACATCCAGTGCAactcatactacaccttcagcttcatcccttagtactgagcagaagacaactgctgtaacacatgaaacccagagtgctactaaaccactaactagtactgaagtgccatcaaccactacaGAAACTTCCAGTGCAAGTCACACTACACCTTCAGTTTCATCTATTActactgagcagaagacaactgctgtaacacatgaaatccagagtgctactacaccactagctagtactgaagtgccatcaaccactactgaaacaaccagtgcaactcatactacaccttcagcttcatccaTTAGTACTAAGCAGGAAACAACTGCTGTAACGCAAGAAACCCATAGTGTTACTACACCATcaactagtactgaagtgccatcaaccactactgaAACTTCCAGTGCAAGTCATACTACACCTTCAGTTTCATCTATTActactgagcagaagacaactgctgtaacacatggAACCCAGAGTACTACTAAACCACTAACTAGTACTGAAGTTCCATCAACCACTACTGAAAATACCAGTACAGctcatactacaccttcagcttcatcccttagtactgagcagaaaacaactgctgtaacacatgaaacccagagtgctactacaccactaactagtactgaagtgccatcaaccactactgaaacaaccagtgcaactcatactacaccttcagcttcatcccttagtactgagcagaagacaactgctgtaacacatgaaacCAAGAGTGCTACTAAACCactaactagtactgaagtgccatcaaccactacaGAAACTTCCAGTGCAAGTCACACTACACCTTCTGTTTCATCTATTActactgagcagaagacaactgctgtaacacatgaaatccagagtgctactacaccactagctagtactgaagtgccatcaaccactactgaaacaaccagtgcaactcatactacaccttcagcttcatccaTTAGTACTAAGCAGGAAACAACTGCTGTAACGCAAGAAACCCAGAGTGTTACTACACCATcaactagtactgaagtgccgTCAACCAGTAGTGAAACATCCAGTGCAactcatactacaccttcagcttcatcccttagtactgagcagaagacaactgctgtaacacatgaaacccagagtgctactacaccactagctagtactgaagtgccatcaaccactactgaaacaaccagtgcaactcatactacaccttcagcttcatccaTTAGTACTAAGCAGGAAACAACTGCTGTAACGCAAGAAACCCAGAGTGTTACTACACCATcaactagtactgaagtgccgTCAACCAGTAGTAAAACATCCAGTGCAactcatactacaccttcagcttcatcccttagtactgagcagaagacaactgctgtaacacatgaaacccagagtgctactaaaccactaactagtactgaagtgccatcaaccactacaGAAACTTCCAGTGCAAGTCACACTACACCTTCAGTTTCATCTATTActactgagcagaagacaactgctgtaacacatgaaaTCCAGAGTGCTACTAAACCactaactagtactgaagtgccatcaaccactactgaAACTTCCAGTGCAAGTCATACTACACCTTCAGTTTCATCTATTActactgagcagaagacaactgctgtaCCACATGGAACCCAGAGTACTACTAAACCACTAACTAGTACTGAAGTTCCATCAACCACTACTGAAAATACCAGTGCAGctcatactacaccttcagcttcatcccttagtactgagcagaaaacaactgctgtaacacatgaaacccagagtgctactacaccactaactagtactgaagtgccatcaaccactactgaaacaaccagtgcaactcatactacaccttcagcttcatcccttagtactgagcagaagacaactgctgtaacacatgaaacccagagtgctactacaccactagctagtactgaagtgccaccAACCACTGCTGAAACAACCAGTGCAactcatactacaccttcagcttcatccaTTAGTACTAAGCAGGAAACAACTGCTGTAACGCAAGAAACCCAGAGTGTTACTACACCATcaactagtactgaagtgccatcaaccagtAGTGAAACATCCAGTGCAactcatactacaccttcagcttcatcccttagtactgagcagaagacaactgctgtaacacatgaaatccagagtgctactacaccactagctagtactgaagtgccatcaaccactactgaaacaaccagtgcaactcatactacaccttcagcttcatccaTTAGTACTAAGCAGGAAACAACTGCTGTAACGCAAGAAACCCAGAGTGTTACTACACCATcaactagtactgaagtgccgTCAACCAGTAGTGAAACATCCAGTGCAactcatactacaccttcagcttcatcccttagtactgagcagaagacaactgttgtaacacatgaaacccagagtgctactacaccactagctagtactgaagtgccatcaaccactactgaaacaaccagtgcaactcatactacaccttcagcttcatccaTTAGTACTAAGCAGGAAACAACTGCTGTAACGCAAGAAACCCAGAGTGTTACTACACCATcaactagtactgaagtgccgTCAACCAGTAGTAAAACATCCAGTGCAactcatactacaccttcagcttcatcccttagtactgagcagaagacaactgctgtaacacatgaaacccagagtgctactaaaccactaactagtactgaagtgccatcaaccactacaGAAACTTCCAGTGCAAGTCACACTACACCTTCAGTTTCATCTATTActactgagcagaagacaactgctgtaacacatgaaaTCCAGAGTGCTACTAAACCactaactagtactgaagtgccatcaaccactactgaAACTTCCAGTGCAAGTCATACTACACCTTCAGTTTCATCTATTActactgagcagaagacaactgctgtaCCACATGGAACCCAGAGTACTACTAAACCACTAACTAGTACTGAAGTTCCATCAACCACTACTGAAAATACCAGTGCAGctcatactacaccttcagcttcatcccttagtactgagcagaaaacaactgctgtaacacatgaaacccagagtgctactacaccactaactagtactgaagtgccatcaaccactactgaaacaaccagtgcaactcatactacaccttcagcttcatcccttagtactgagcagaagacaactgctgtaacacatgaaacccagagtgctactacaccactagctagtactgaagtgccaccAACCACTGCTGAAACAACCAGTGCAactcatactacaccttcagc
The sequence above is a segment of the Xenopus tropicalis strain Nigerian chromosome 7, UCB_Xtro_10.0, whole genome shotgun sequence genome. Coding sequences within it:
- the LOC116412365 gene encoding flocculation protein FLO11-like; translated protein: TTPLTSTEVPSTTTETTSATHTTPSASSLSTEQKTTAVTHETKSATKPLTSTEVPSTTTETSSASHTTPSSATTPLASTEVPSTTTETTSATHTTPSSVTTPSTSTEVPSTSSETSSATHTTPSASSLSTEQKTTAVTHETQSATTPLASTEVPSTTTETTSATHTTPSASSISTKQETTAVTQETQSVTTPSTSTEVPSTSSKTSSATHTTPSASSLSTEQKTTAVTHETQSATKPLTSTEVPSTTTETSSASHTTPSVSSITTEQKTTAVTHEIQSATKPLTSTEVPSTTTETSSASHTTPSVSSITTEQKTTAVPHGTQILSRKQLL